A single region of the Halictus rubicundus isolate RS-2024b unplaced genomic scaffold, iyHalRubi1_principal scaffold0047, whole genome shotgun sequence genome encodes:
- the LOC143363448 gene encoding uncharacterized protein LOC143363448 yields the protein MAGRKRKIPSAEPSTDAPRKKQTRATAMEEPSQEREPPNDDQPGPSRMVGVSETTPSRMGIVEEEEDHNPDEDIELHAGAHSTPQQESSEGILHTLRIGDAAAHLAQAIANTLKSVREASMGEGNSRFVNRLTSAGKLPTFSGDPLEWIHFKESYRLTELGAYSDRENMARLFTALKGEARDAVSTLLATSQDADTVMRALELNFGNKNVVARKIINDIKGLPHLDAGSVNIAQFATKLRNAVVAFRSLKLTGYLHSLELIQNVGSKLPSALKYAYNRYSVESLSEKSQLEKLSDFLYKEAELAVEAGVFNMDTNLASSSRTTPASRQRVTFKGRKFSDKGVFAINTVESREQDVEKCVFCNRSNHGSEHCREFARETIARRWHLVKRHRLCFKCLRKGHPRDKCRGVNCSTCKGRHNSLLHNFKFGNENSKAKQSSGKGSGNRERNAPDASAESGNPPSRPWLEVRCSLLKILPVRIWGPRRDVETYALLDEGSTITLIDQTLSREIGARGTRSNMFLKGLLTHEKLISNCERVQFGIQGDGGRYEIKQAITIRDLNLPTQSISDETANHVEIMTKIKLKSYLNAPPRILIGQDNWPLIVTRELREIKNADYVLSRCLLGWTLHGNTKSHSKRKELLSSHVTWQKSHENVLDDPESLDELVRKYFCVDTLGIDYLNKNENKQNRAVKILQEACHRKGNFWEIGLLWKDNRARNVNSKGSALKRLISLERKLDRDAEYAALYYAEVDRFIEKGYAVKIRDDEIGENSWYLPHFGVQNINKPGRIRLVFDAAAKSKGISLNDQLDPGPDLLKFLPGILLRFRLHRFAFKADIKDMFLQIRIKKEDQIAQKFLWRGRDRVKSPETYAMTRLIFGSKSSPCCAIYVKNKNAEEYGESKPDAAKSIIDDSYMDDYLASRKTIKETTELIRDVIQINLDGGFEMHGWASNSKKILTTVAEGRRPKGQNEMRLGDQGGERVLGLIWDTETDELRFNLGIRKIPETILTGKVKPTKREFLRIIMSIFDPLGFLSPFTLKSKILMQAIWRSDVGWDQEIRDEEHRVWMSWLKGLREIKIFRIPRCYAPDEIKYLKIQLHVFCDASLKGCAAAAYLRFIGKDERIWVSFVMARTRVAPLKPMTVPRLELQAAVIGARLAKMVAKELGSELDRRFLWSDSSTVIHWIRSEPRNRQTFVANRLGEIVELTLSSEWRWVPSGLNPADDATRWLNESLNTNDRWFSGPGFLQQPESKWPVEKIMSEVDKREIDNIELRKTQVYVVQSSEYHIPSVARFLGWPGLLVAARRVKKAFDRWRGKQQTPITVETIYSVEMYWYRTIQGEVFAREIEALNTGKGINKGSKIIGLKPFMDEVGILRARGRITKFRDGVFNNQPIILDSRHPATMLLIRAYHQRFFHGSSNTVVNEIRQKYYIVGVRRALRSLISKCLICRFRRAKPRSPEMSNLPPGRVAYRQRPFSHCGMDYFGPMQVKIGRRREKRWGVLFTCLTTRAVHLELADSLTTSSAIMALQRLAARRGSPLVVYSDNGTNFKGASKELRDAAATIDEENLRSYALEKRMKWIFNPPDAPHMGGVWERLIRSVKSALQAILRDQIPSSEVLHTLLVEIEHSVNSRPLTHISVDPGDEETLTPNHFLLGTSSGEVHLGRYDAQATCPKKQWKIAQSFAESFWRRWLREYLPTLISRPKWHKSDTNLKKGDLVLIVDFQMPRNSWNTGTIEEVYPGADGVIRIAKVRTAKGELIRPTRKLITLTSDTDDKHH from the coding sequence ATGGCGGGAAGAAAGAGGAAAATACCGTCGGCTGAACCCAGTACGGATGCGCCACGGAAGAAGCAGACTCGAGCAACTGCGATGGAGGAGCCGAGCCAGGAACGGGAGCCCCCTAATGACGACCAACCGGGACCATCCAGAATGGTAGGCGTTTCTGAAACCACACCGTCCAGGATGGGAATCGTCGAGGAAGAGGAAGACCATAATCCGGACGAAGACATCGAACTGCACGCTGGGGCACACAGTACCCCTCAGCAAGAATCGAGTGAAGGTATACTTCATACCCTGCGAATCGGAGACGCGGCCGCACATCTCGCTCAAGCGATTGCGAACACCTTAAAATCGGTGCGGGAAGCGTCGATGGGAGAGGGAAACTCGCGTTTCGTGAACCGTTTAACTTCAGCAGGCAAATTACCCACGTTCTCGGGAGATCCGCTGGAATGGATACATTTCAAGGAATCGTACCGTCTAACAGAGCTCGGTGCGTACAGCGATCGCGAAAATATGGCTAGACTTTTCACTGCGTTAAAGGGAGAAGCGCGCGACGCTGTAAGCACATTGTTAGCCACGAGCCAGGACGCGGACACAGTGATGCGTGCTTTGGAACTAAATTTCGGTAACAAAAACGTAGTGGCGCGGAAAATTATAAACGACATCAAAGGTTTGCCTCACCTTGACGCGGGCAGTGTCAACATAGCGCAATTTGCGACAAAACTTCGCAATGCGGTCGTTGCCTTCCGATCTTTGAAACTCACCGGATATTTGCACAGTCTCGAATTAATTCAAAACGTGGGAAGCAAATTGCCGTCCGCTCTAAAATATGCATACAACAGATATTCCGTCGAATCATTATCTGAAAAATCGCAATTGGAAAAGCTATCGGATTTCCTGTACAAAGAAGCGGAATTGGCAGTGGAAGCGGGGGTATTCAATATGGATACGAATCTCGCATCTTCGTCGCGGACGACGCCGGCGTCGCGACAGCGGGTGACATTCAAGGGTCGGAAATTTTCAGATAAAGGTGTGTTCGCTATAAATACAGTGGAGAGCCGCGAACAAGATGTCGAGAAATGCGTATTTTGCAACAGATCAAATCACGGTTCGGAACACTGTCGTGAATTTGCCCGAGAAACGATAGCGCGTCGATGGCATCTGGTGAAAAGACATAGATTGTGTTTTAAGTGTCTACGCAAGGGACACCCGCGTGACAAATGCAGGGGGGTAAATTGTTCGACGTGCAAAGGCAGGCACAATAGTCTTCTCCATAATTTCAAATTCGGAAATGAGAATAGCAAAGCAAAACAGAGCTCAGGAAAGGGCTCGGGAAATCGCGAACGAAACGCTCCCGACGCGAGTGCAGAGTCAGGAAACCCCCCTAGTAGACCGTGGCTAGAAGTAAGGTGTTCGTTGTTAAAGATTCTGCCGGTCCGAATTTGGGGACCGCGTCGAGACGTAGAGACATACGCGCTGTTAGACGAAGGATCGACGATCACGTTAATCGATCAAACATTGTCGCGCGAAATAGGAGCGCGAGGGACGCGTTCAAACATGTTCTTGAAGGGCTTACTAACCCACGAAAAATTAATATCCAATTGTGAGAGGGTTCAGTTCGGCATTCAAGGGGACGGAGGTCGATATGAAATCAAGCAGGCTATCACGATTCGAGATTTGAACCTCCCTACCCAGTCTATCTCCGATGAGACCGCGAATCACGTCGagattatgacaaaaataaaattaaaatcgtaTTTAAATGCACCTCCCAGAATccttataggacaggataattGGCCCCTTATAGTAACTCGAGAACTACGTGAAATAAAAAACGCGGATTATGTATTGTCGCGTTGTCTGCTGGGTTGGACCTTACACGGGAATACTAAAAGTCACTCGAAAAGAAAAGAACTCTTGAGTTCACATGTGACGTGGCAGAAATCTCACGAAAACGTGTTAGACGACCCGGAGAGTCTTGACGAACTTGTGCGAAAATATTTCTGTGTGGACACTCTCGGTATCgactatttaaataaaaatgaaaataaacaaaaccgGGCTGTGAAAATTTTGCAAGAGGCCTGTCACCGCAAGGGAAATTTCTGGGAAATAGGACTCTTGTGGAAAGACAATAGGGCGCGGAACGTCAACAGCAAGGGGTCCGCTCTGAAAAGACTTATTTCGTTAGAGAGGAAACTTGATCGCGATGCTGAGTACGCAGCCCTTTACTATGCGGAAGTAGATCGATTCATAGAAAAGGGCTACGCGGTAAAGATTCGAGACGATGAAATTGGGGAGAATTCGTGGTATCTGCCCCACTTTGGAGTGCAAAACATTAACAAGCCAGGCAGAATTAGATTGGTTTTTGACGCTGCGGCGAAGTCAAAGGGTATCAGTTTAAACGATCAGCTTGACCCGGGGCCAGATTTGCTGAAATTTTTACCGGGAATTCTATTGCGTTTTCGTTTACACAGGTTCGCGTTTAAAGCAGACATTAAAGATATGTTCTTACAAATAAGAATTAAAAAGGAAGATCAGATTGCTCAGAAATTTCTTTGGCGTGGACGAGACCGAGTAAAATCTCCTGAGACGTATGCAATGACACGTTTGATTTTCGGTTCAAAATCGTCGCCATGCTGTGCTATATAcgtaaaaaacaaaaatgctGAGGAATACGGTGAGTCAAAACCGGACGCGGCAAAGAGTATTATTGACGACAGCTATATGGACGATTATTTAGCCAGCCGGAAAACCATTAAGGAAACGACAGAGTTGATTCGCGAtgtcattcaaataaatttggatGGAGGTTTTGAAATGCACGGTTGGGCTAGTAATTCGAAAAAGATTCTAACCACGGTAGCGGAAGGACGGAGACCAAAGGGTCAAAATGAAATGCGTTTAGGCGAtcaggggggagagagagtgtTAGGACTTATTTGGGATACCGAAACAGATGAGCTTCGTTTTAATTTGGGTATACGAAAAATCCCGGAAACCATTTTGACAGGCAAAGTAAAACCTACGAAACGCGAATTTTTGCGAATAATTATGTCCATTTTTGATCCGTTGGGTTTTCTTTCCCCGTTTACGCTAAAATCGAAAATACTAATGCAAGCAATATGGCGCAGTGACGTAGGATGGGATCAAGAGATAAGGGATGAGGAACATCGGGTATGGATGTCGTGGCTTAAAGGACTccgtgaaattaaaatttttcgcaTTCCGCGATGCTACGCACCAGATGAAATCAAATAcctaaaaatacaattacacgtATTTTGCGACGCAAGTTTAAAAGGATGCGCAGCGGCTGCATATTTGAGATTTATCGGTAAAGACGAACGAATCTGGGTATCCTTTGTGATGGCTAGAACTAGAGTAGCGCCATTGAAACCGATGACGGTACCCCGACTAGAATTACAAGCCGCGGTAATAGGGGCGAGATTAGCGAAAATGGTCGCGAAAGAACTGGGTAGCGAGCTAGATCGGCGTTTTCTATGGTCCGACTCCAGCACGGTAATTCACTGGATAAGGTCGGAGCCGCGAAACCGCCAAACATTTGTTGCAAATCGTTTAGGAGAAATTGTAGAGCTGACATTGAGTTCGGAGTGGCGCTGGGTCCCATCTGGTTTGAACCCCGCGGATGATGCAACGCGGTGGTTAAACGAATCTTTAAATACAAACGATCGCTGGTTCAGCGGTCCGGGATTTTTGCAACAACCCGAATCAAAGTGGCCGGTAGAAAAAATCATGAGTGAGGTAGATAAACGTGAAATTGACAACATAGAATTGCGTAAAACACAAGTGTACGTTGTTCAATCGAGCGAATACCACATTCCGAGTGTCGCAAGGTTTTTAGGCTGGCCAGGGTTGCTCGTAGCGGCGAGAAGGGTGAAGAAAGCTTTCGATCGCTGGAGGGGAAAACAACAGACGCCTATAACGGTAGAAACTATATACTCAGTGGAGATGTATTGGTATCGGACCATTCAAGGAGAAGTTTTCGCGCGAGAGATAGAAGCCTTAAATACCGGGAAAGGGATAAACAAAGGGAGTAAAATCATTGGCTTGAAACCATTCATGGACGAAGTCGGGATTCTAAGAGCACGCGGAAGAATCACCAAATTCCGTGACGGGGTGTTTAATAACCAACCTATAATCTTAGACAGTAGACATCCCGCGACTATGTTACTAATACGAGCATATCATCAACGGTTCTTCCACGGGAGCAGTAACACGGTGGTAAACGAAATACGCCAAAAATATTACATAGTGGGTGTTAGACGAGCGCTCCGCTCGCTAATAAGTAAGTGTCTTATCTGTAGGTTTCGTCGAGCAAAGCCGCGAAGTCCGGAAATGTCGAATTTACCACCGGGTCGTGTAGCGTACAGGCAACGACCATTTAGCCATTGCGGAATGGATTATTTTGGTCCGATGCAAGTCAAGATAGGAAGACGTAGGGAAAAACGTTGGGGCGTACTCTTCACGTGCCTTACAACACGGGCCGTTCATTTGGAATTGGCAGATAGCTTGACCACAAGTTCAGCTATAATGGCTTTGCAGAGACTAGCGGCACGGAGAGGTTCGCCTTTAGTCGTGTACAGCGATAACGGCACCAATTTTAAAGGAGCCAGCAAAGAGTTACGTGACGCTGCAGCAACGATTGATGAGGAAAATCTACGCAGTTACGCGTTAGAAAAACGAATGAAATGGATTTTCAATCCACCGGACGCTCCTCACATGGGTGGAGTATGGGAAAGGCTCATCCGTTCGGTAAAAAGTGCACTCCAGGCCATTCTACGAGATCAAATACCTAGCTCGGAAGTTCTACATACACTATTGGTAGAAATAGAACATTCCGTCAACTCACGACCTTTGACGCATATATCGGTAGACCCGGGCGATGAGGAAACATTGACACCGAACCATTTTTTGCTGGGTACGTCATCAGGGGAAGTTCATTTAGGAAGATATGACGCTCAAGCCACGTGTCCTAAAAAACAGTGGAAAATCGCGCAGTCTTTTGCGGAATCGTTCTGGCGACGTTGGCTGCGCGAATATTTACCCACCTTGATTTCGCGTCCGAAGTGGCATAAATCAGATACGAACTTAAAAAAAGGGGATCTCGTGCTAATCGTCGACTTCCAAATGCCGCGAAACTCGTGGAATACGGGAACTATCGAAGAAGTATACCCTGGAGCGGATGGCGTGATTAGAATCGCCAAGGTGCGTACGGCAAAGGGTGAATTGATACGACCCACCAGAAAATTAATCACACTAACAAGCGATACCGATGACAAACACCATTAG